One region of Miscanthus floridulus cultivar M001 chromosome 19, ASM1932011v1, whole genome shotgun sequence genomic DNA includes:
- the LOC136525737 gene encoding uncharacterized protein: protein MVSASAAFGFAYLYLCLAFAALELSTFLDSQCGAVTGTTTCAEAPLFHSAAEVLPPLAAVVVLFVAVALTYRHLSHRHAYAVPVAGAGNGRRSISGSGLVMFVLCVSAGTLEFIVFGGQAAGGTADHGALGLAALRALPAAATATFFLGMMLIIVAHVHAGGEGGGGAVAADGLIQGLLRLLTKVAAGAAAALVGLMAMAVTLYGAK, encoded by the coding sequence ATGGTGAGCGCTTCCGCCGCCTTCGGCTTCGCCTACCTCTACCTGTGTTTGGCCTTCGCCGCCCTCGAGCTCTCCACCTTCCTGGACTCGCAGTGCGGTGCCGTCACGGGCACCACGACATGCGCTGAAGCCCCACTGTTCCACAGCGCGGCCGAGGTTTTGCCGCCGTTGGCTGCGGTAGTGGTCCTCTTCGTCGCCGTCGCGCTCACCTACCGTCACCTGAGTCATCGCCACGCCTACGCCGTCCCCGTGGCCGGCGCGGGAAACGGGCGGCGCTCGATCTCGGGGTCTGGGCTCGTCATGTTCGTGCTATGCGTCTCCGCTGGCACGCTCGAGTTCATCGTGTTCGGGGGGCAGGCTGCCGGTGGTACTGCCGATCACGGCGCGCTCGGCCTGGCTGCTCTCCGCGCGCTGCCTGCCGCGGCGACGGCCACGTTCTTTCTCGGGATGATGCTAATCATCGTCGCACACGTCCACGCCGGCGGtgagggcggcggcggtgccgtCGCCGCAGACGGACTCATCCAGGGGCTCCTGCGCCTCCTCACTAAGGTCGCGgccggagcggcggcggcgctcgtcgGTCTCATGGCCATGGCAGTCACCCTCTACGGCGCCAAGTAA
- the LOC136527822 gene encoding uncharacterized protein, which translates to MVVVDAKGNAIYAEISDDLIDGKAYLFSVGKVYVVKKFVVQNGKKSYRPVDKNLMIDITDYTTVELVRNPPHSIPEYIYRITPLRAIRPARVVFNLTDVLGYLIRYEAAHTFVPKNMEKAKTLREIYIKDLSENIMKITLWGEHATNFSIDNIYDATAGNLIVCLVVGCIPREDFKNNDQTCLTGSSACTYYFNPTIPDACAYHSRFKDTPVYIEQPAPEEEAVPVSVQDIQLPERTIADLNHIDPFDDMETGPYKVAVTIVSITNTTNWWYMSCKPCKKELISS; encoded by the exons ATGGTTGTGGTGGACGCAAAG GGAAATGCCATATATGCTGAAATTTCAGATGACCTCATCGATGGCAAAGCATATCTTTTCAGTGTTGGCAAAGTTTATGTTGTTAAGAAATTTGTCGTCCAGAATGGCAAAAAAAGCTACAGACCAGTTGACAAGAACCTCATGATAGATATTACAGATTACACAACAGTTGAGCTTGTTCGGAATCCTCCACACTCAATTCCAGAGTACATTTACAGAATCACTCCATTACGAGCCATTAGACCAGCGCGAGTCGTCTTCAACCTGACAG ATGTCCTTGGATATCTCATTAGGTATGAAGCAGCTCACACATTTGTTCCTAAGAACATGGAAAAGGCTAAAACACTAAGAGAAATCTACATTAAGGATTTAAG CGAAAATATTATGAAGATTACCCTATGGGGTGAACATGCCACAAATTTTAGTATCGACAACATATACGATGCTACAGCTGGTAATCTTATTGTTTGCCTTGTCGTTGGTTGCATACCGCGTGAAGATTTCAAAAACAATG ATCAAACATGCCTAACTGGAAGCTCAGCTTGCACTTACTATTTCAACCCTACCATTCCAGATGCCTGTGCTTATCACTCCAG GTTCAAAGATACACCAGTCTACATCGAACAACCTGCACCAGAAGAAGAGGCAGTTCCAGTTTCGGTCCAAGACATTCAGCTACCAGAAAGAACTATAGCTGACCTGAACCATATTGATCCCTTTGATGACATG GAAACAGGCCCGTACAAAGTTGCAGTAACGATTGTGTCTATTACAAACACTACTAACTGGTGGTACATGTCTTGCAAGCCATGCAAAAAAGAGCTGATCAGCAGCTAG